One genomic region from Indicator indicator isolate 239-I01 chromosome 7, UM_Iind_1.1, whole genome shotgun sequence encodes:
- the SRGN gene encoding serglycin, translated as MPAEMQLLVRCNRRIFLAICLILFVGYTAQGAPMQKARYKRVRCRPDAWSANCIEEQGPWFYIPAGGANRILPPMADPSLMRLHQELSNIFPLSDDESSSGSDTAMEAEPASGSGFSDSDGLSKAKPTTFLQGLQDGKLKQKLTEEDLLL; from the exons ATGCCggctgaaatgcagctccttGTCAGATGTAACAGGAGGATTTTCCTGGCTATTTGTTTAATCCTCTTTGTGGGATACACGGCACAAG GTGCTCCAATGCAGAAGGCAAGGTACAAGAGAGTGAGGTGCCGACCCGATGCCTGGTCTGCTAACTGCATCGAAGAGCAGGGGCCCTGGTTTTACATACCCGCCGGTGGAGCCAACAGGATCCTTCCTCCCATGGCAGACCCATCCCT GATGAGGCTACACCAGGAGCTGAGCAACATATTCCCTCTCTCGGATGATGAGTCCAGCTCTGGCTCTGACACTGCAATGGAAGCAGAGCCAGCCTCTGGGTCAGGGTTTAGTGACAGTGATGGCCTCTCCAAGGCGAAGCCGACTACCTTCCTACAGGGTCTGCAAGATGGCAAGCTGAAGCAAAAGCTAACGGAAGAGGATCTGCTGCTGTAG